One genomic window of Corynebacterium massiliense DSM 45435 includes the following:
- the rplW gene encoding 50S ribosomal protein L23, translating into MAKIANPRDIILAPVVSEKSYGLMEQNTYTFYVATDSNKTQIKNAVEQIFGVKVDSVNTVNREGKRKRTRTGWGRRKSTKRAYVTLREGSDSIDIFGAGA; encoded by the coding sequence TTGCCAACCCGCGGGACATCATCCTTGCCCCGGTTGTGTCCGAGAAGTCCTACGGCCTCATGGAGCAGAACACCTACACGTTCTACGTGGCCACGGACTCCAACAAGACTCAGATCAAGAATGCCGTGGAGCAGATCTTCGGCGTGAAGGTCGACTCCGTGAACACCGTCAACCGCGAGGGTAAGCGCAAGCGCACCCGTACCGGCTGGGGTCGTCGCAAGTCCACCAAGCGCGCCTACGTGACGCTCCGTGAGGGCAGCGACTCCATCGACATCTTTGGCGCTGGCGCCTAA
- the rplB gene encoding 50S ribosomal protein L2 produces the protein MAIRKYKPTTPGRRASSVSKFEEITRSKPEKSLLRPLSKTGGRNNYGRITTRHIGGGHKRRYRLIDFRRNDKDGIPAKVAHIEYDPNRTANIALLHYADGEKRYIIAPKGLKQHATVESGRGADIKVGNNLPLRNIPTGTTIHAVELKPGAGAKLARSAGASIQLLGKEGKYAVLRMPSSEIRRVDIRCRATVGEVGNADQMNIRWGKAGRMRWKGVRPTVRGVVMNPVDHPHGGGEGRTSGGRHPVSPWGQKEGRTRNPNRYSNNMIVRRRRPNKKR, from the coding sequence ATGGCTATTCGTAAATACAAGCCGACAACTCCGGGTCGCCGCGCATCCTCCGTCTCCAAGTTCGAGGAAATCACTCGTTCCAAGCCGGAGAAGTCCCTGCTGCGTCCCCTGAGCAAGACCGGTGGTCGTAACAACTACGGCCGCATCACCACCCGCCACATCGGCGGTGGCCACAAGCGCCGCTACCGTCTCATCGACTTCCGCCGCAACGACAAGGACGGCATCCCGGCAAAGGTCGCTCACATCGAGTACGACCCGAACCGCACCGCCAACATCGCTCTGCTGCACTACGCGGACGGTGAGAAGCGCTACATCATCGCCCCGAAGGGCCTGAAGCAGCACGCGACGGTTGAGTCCGGTCGAGGTGCTGACATCAAGGTGGGTAACAACCTGCCGCTGCGCAACATCCCAACCGGTACCACCATCCACGCTGTTGAGCTCAAGCCGGGCGCTGGTGCCAAGCTGGCTCGTTCCGCCGGTGCGTCCATCCAGCTGCTCGGTAAGGAAGGTAAGTACGCAGTGCTGCGTATGCCGTCTTCCGAGATCCGCCGCGTGGACATCCGCTGCCGCGCCACCGTGGGTGAGGTCGGCAACGCTGACCAGATGAACATCCGCTGGGGCAAGGCCGGCCGTATGCGTTGGAAGGGCGTTCGCCCGACCGTCCGTGGTGTTGTTATGAACCCGGTCGACCACCCGCACGGTGGTGGTGAGGGTCGTACCTCCGGTGGCCGCCACCCTGTGTCCCCGTGGGGCCAGAAGGAAGGCCGTACCCGGAACCCGAACCGGTACTCCAACAACATGATCGTCCGCCGTCGTCGCCCGAACAAGAAGCGCTAA
- the rpsS gene encoding 30S ribosomal protein S19 → MPRSLKKGPFVDEHLLNKVDAQNDAGTKKVIKTWSRRSTILPDFIGHTFAVHDGRKHVPVFIEDSMVGHKLGEFVPTKTFKGHVKDDKKGRR, encoded by the coding sequence ATGCCACGCAGCCTAAAGAAGGGCCCGTTCGTCGATGAGCACCTCCTCAACAAGGTGGATGCTCAAAACGACGCTGGCACCAAGAAGGTCATCAAGACCTGGTCTCGCCGTTCCACCATTCTCCCCGACTTCATCGGTCACACCTTCGCCGTCCACGACGGCCGCAAGCATGTGCCGGTGTTCATCGAGGACTCCATGGTTGGTCACAAGCTCGGCGAGTTCGTACCGACCAAGACCTTTAAGGGTCACGTTAAGGATGACAAGAAGGGACGTCGATAA
- the rplV gene encoding 50S ribosomal protein L22 codes for MSDTITSASATARYVRVTPMKARRVIDLVRGKTVSEALAILKYAPQAASKPVAKVIASAAANAENNFGLDPRTLFVSEIYANEGPTMRRFQPRAQGRAFMIRKRTSHITVVVESQKEGAK; via the coding sequence ATGAGTGACACCATCACTAGCGCATCCGCCACGGCCCGTTACGTCCGCGTCACCCCGATGAAGGCACGCCGCGTCATCGATCTGGTTCGCGGCAAGACCGTGTCCGAGGCTCTGGCCATTCTGAAGTACGCGCCGCAGGCCGCTTCCAAGCCGGTTGCGAAGGTCATCGCCTCCGCAGCCGCCAACGCCGAGAACAACTTCGGCCTGGACCCGCGCACGCTCTTCGTGTCTGAGATTTACGCGAACGAGGGACCGACCATGCGTCGCTTCCAGCCGCGTGCTCAGGGCCGTGCATTCATGATCCGTAAGCGCACCAGCCACATCACCGTGGTGGTCGAGAGCCAGAAGGAAGGGGCCAAGTAA
- the rpsC gene encoding 30S ribosomal protein S3 encodes MGQKIHPHGLRLGITSNWKTHWYADKDYASYVAEDIKIREYLSKGLERAGIADVVIERTRDRVRVDIHTARPGIVIGRRGAEADRIRRGLEKLTGKMVALNILEVKQIDANATLVAQSIAEQLVNRVAFRRAMRRAIQGAMRQPQVKGIKIVCSGRLGGSEMGRVERYHEGRVPLHTLRAEIDYGTAEAHTTFGRIGVKVWIYKGDVVGGVRESELNAPAAGRGGRDRKGGRRRGGQRRQRAQQKQEG; translated from the coding sequence ATGGGCCAGAAAATCCATCCTCACGGCCTACGTTTGGGTATCACTTCCAACTGGAAGACCCACTGGTACGCCGACAAGGACTACGCCAGCTACGTAGCCGAGGACATCAAGATCCGCGAGTACCTGTCCAAGGGTCTCGAGCGCGCCGGCATCGCCGACGTCGTCATCGAGCGCACCCGTGACCGGGTCCGCGTGGACATCCACACCGCACGCCCGGGCATCGTCATCGGCCGTCGCGGCGCAGAGGCAGACCGCATCCGTCGCGGCCTGGAGAAGCTGACCGGCAAGATGGTCGCGCTCAACATTCTCGAGGTCAAGCAGATCGATGCCAACGCCACCCTCGTTGCTCAGTCCATCGCTGAGCAGCTGGTCAACCGCGTTGCTTTCCGCCGCGCGATGCGCCGCGCCATCCAGGGCGCGATGCGTCAGCCGCAGGTCAAGGGCATCAAGATTGTCTGCTCCGGCCGTCTGGGCGGCTCCGAGATGGGTCGTGTCGAGCGCTACCACGAGGGTCGCGTTCCGCTGCACACCCTGCGTGCGGAGATCGACTACGGCACCGCTGAGGCGCACACGACCTTCGGTCGCATCGGCGTCAAGGTGTGGATCTACAAGGGCGACGTCGTCGGCGGCGTCCGCGAGTCCGAACTGAACGCACCGGCAGCCGGCCGCGGTGGCCGCGACCGCAAGGGTGGTCGCCGCCGCGGTGGTCAGCGCCGGCAGCGCGCACAGCAGAAGCAGGAGGGCTAA
- the rplP gene encoding 50S ribosomal protein L16, translated as MLVPKRVKWRRQHRPGRSGVSKGGTKINFGDYAIQALEPAYVTNRQIEAARIAINRHVKRGGKVWITIFPDRPLTQKPLGVRQGSGKGNVEKWVANVKPGRILFEMSYPNDEVAIEALRRAGQKLPCKFRIIKKEDQY; from the coding sequence ATGCTAGTTCCCAAGCGCGTGAAGTGGCGCCGCCAGCACCGCCCGGGTCGCAGTGGCGTCTCCAAGGGTGGCACCAAAATCAACTTCGGCGACTACGCCATCCAGGCCCTCGAGCCGGCGTACGTCACCAACCGTCAGATTGAGGCTGCCCGTATTGCCATCAACCGCCACGTCAAGCGTGGCGGCAAGGTCTGGATCACCATCTTCCCGGACCGCCCGCTGACCCAGAAGCCGCTCGGTGTCCGTCAGGGTTCCGGTAAGGGCAACGTGGAAAAGTGGGTGGCTAACGTTAAGCCGGGTCGCATTCTCTTCGAGATGAGCTACCCGAACGACGAAGTTGCCATCGAGGCTCTTCGCCGCGCCGGCCAGAAGCTGCCGTGCAAGTTCCGCATCATCAAGAAGGAGGACCAGTACTAA
- the rpmC gene encoding 50S ribosomal protein L29: MATGTPAHEFRELDNADLEKRLADAKEELFNLRFQKATGQLTNNRRVSTVKRDIARIYTVLRERELGLSTVPGAEG; the protein is encoded by the coding sequence ATGGCTACCGGTACCCCCGCCCACGAGTTCCGCGAACTGGACAACGCCGATCTGGAGAAGCGCCTGGCCGATGCGAAGGAAGAGCTGTTCAACCTTCGTTTCCAGAAGGCGACTGGCCAGCTGACCAACAACCGCCGAGTCAGCACGGTCAAGCGCGACATCGCTCGCATCTACACCGTGCTGCGCGAGCGTGAGCTTGGTCTGTCCACCGTCCCGGGAGCTGAGGGCTAA
- the rpsQ gene encoding 30S ribosomal protein S17, producing the protein MSEANVTETNQAQKKEKGARKVRTGYVVSDKMTKTIVVELEERKQHALYGKIQRFSKKVKAHDEEEIAGIGDRVRIAETRPLSKDKHFRLVEIVEKAK; encoded by the coding sequence ATGAGTGAGGCAAACGTGACTGAAACCAATCAGGCTCAGAAGAAGGAAAAGGGCGCTCGCAAGGTTCGCACCGGCTACGTCGTCTCCGACAAGATGACGAAGACCATCGTCGTCGAGCTGGAGGAGCGCAAGCAGCACGCCCTTTACGGCAAGATCCAGCGCTTTAGCAAGAAGGTTAAGGCGCACGACGAGGAAGAGATTGCAGGGATCGGCGACCGCGTTCGCATCGCCGAGACCCGCCCGCTGTCCAAGGACAAGCACTTCCGCCTCGTCGAGATCGTCGAGAAGGCTAAGTAA